Within Pseudomonas alloputida, the genomic segment GCCGCAGTGCCTGATCCTGCTGAGCTTCTTTGCCGCGTTCACCGGCCTGAGCCTGGCAATGCTGAAAAAGCAGGAGGCCTGACATGTCGCGCCTGAACCACACCCTGCGCCTGGGCCTGAAAGAACTGACCAGCCTGCGCCATGACAGCGTCCTGCTGCTGTTCCTGCTATATGCCTTCAGCGTGGCGATCTACATGCCGGCAGCCGGCTCGGTGATCGGCGTACACAACGCCAGCGTGGCGGTGGTGGATGAAGACCATAGCCTGCTCTCGCGCAAGCTCAGCGAAGCCCTGCAACCGCCCGAGTTCCAGCCAGCCGTGCCGCTGCCTCCGCAGCGCCTGGACCAGGCCATGGACAGCGGCCAGTACACCTTCGTCATCAACGTGCCGGTTAACTTCCAGAGCGACCTGCTGGCCGGGCGCTCGCCGGAGCTGCAGATCAACGTCGATGCTACGGCCATGAGCCAAGCGTTCATGGGCGCCGGCTACATCGGCCGCATCTTCGAGCGCGAGCTGCTCGACTACAGCCAGCGTGGTAACGAGCAAAGCCCGGTGCTGATCAACCCCAAGGCGCTGTTCAACCCCAACCTGGAGGGGGGCTGGTTTCTGGCCGTGATCCAGATCGTCAACAACATTACCATCCTGGCGATCATCCTCACTGGCACCGCGCTGCTGCGCGAGCGTGAGCATGGCACCCTCGACCACCTGCTGGTGCTGCCGCTGACCGCGCTGGAGATCATGCTGGCCAAGATCGGCAGCAACGCGCTGGTGGTGGTGATCTGCACCTGGATTTCGTTGGTGGTAGTCGTCAAAGGTGCACTGGGCGTGCCGCTGTCTGGCTCGATGGGGCTGTTCCTGGCCGTGACCGCGCTGTACCTGTTCGCCAGTACATCGCTGGGCATTTTCCTCGCCACCCTGGCGCGCTCGACGCCGCAGTTCGGCCTGCTGGCGATCCCGGTGATCATCCCGATGCTGTTGCTGTCCGGCGGCAGCACACCTCTGGACAGTATGCCGCAGTGGCTGCAGTGGGTGATGCAAGGGTCACCCTCAACGCACTTTGTCAGCCTGAGTGCCGCAATCCTGTTCAGGGATGCCGGGTGGGCGGTGGTATGGCCGGATATCCTGGCGCTGACGTTGATCGGCCTGGTGTTCTTCAGCGTGGCGCTGGCACGGTTTCGTCGGAGCCTGGCGTCTTGAAGGCATGCGCGAGCGTCCGCCGAAAATTGGAAAACTGGCACAAAGACAAAGGGCGCCTTTCGGCGCCCTACTCACAGACAGGTCGACTTGTCATCGCCATATACCTGCCCGGCTCTGTAATTGCTGGTCGAACCAGGATCCTCAGAGTCTTACAAGCCCCTTGCGGGAACAGGCTGATTATCACGCATCGAGCGTAACATTGACAACAGACCGCTCTGTTGCTGGATGTGTGAAACCCAGCGTAAAGCCAACTGCAGCCCTCACGGCGGCGAAATGCTCTGGCCGCATTGTAAAGGTCATGTATTCCCGACCACTTCCTTGCCGCGATTTGACCCGACATCTGTCCAATCTGGAGGTAGCCACCGTGTAGATCATGTCGCACTTGGCCCAGCATGTCAGGGCCGAACCAGGCAGATAACTCGGCAGCACAACGTGATGCCCTGCCATGTGATCCGGTGCAGTGGTACTCAACGGGACTATCGTCACTAACTGGCGATTTTGACTGTGCTTGCGAAGAACGACCACGGGACGCACCTTGATCATTTCAGGCACTTGAAAGCCTGAAAAGTCGCACATCAGTACAGTCGCCTCTTTCGGCTGGTACTTCAAAGCCATTGCCAACACTCTCGAGCAACTGAAGACAAGGCACAATCTAGCTTGGCCATGGCCCCAAAAACTGAAAACTGGCGGGCTTACAGGAAAGACAGAAGGGTCCTACACACGGGGTAAGCCTGAATTCAATCCGACTTACCAGTGATGGACCTCACCCTGTTTCAGGTCACTGCACGATCAGGTTGTTGAACAGCAAGTCTTCAACGATCGGCTTGCCCTCTTCCGCCTCCAGCACCTGCTGCACCTGTTTCAGCGCCTCTTGGCGAAGATGCTCCTTGGCCTCGACGTTGCTCATGCTGTCCACCGTCTGCTGGGTGAACAGTGCCACCAGCTGGTTACGGATCAGCGGTTCGTGGTGCTTTACCGTCTTGGCCGCTTCGTCGCCCGTCACGCGCAGGGCCACGTCAGCCTTGTACACGCGCAGCCGCGGGCTGCCGTCGAGCGCATAGTTGCCAACGAAGGGCGGGCTCAGACTGATGTAGGCGACCTTGGGCACCCCTTCCTTGGCTTCCTCGGCCATGGCCGCAGCCGGCAGCAGCAGCGCCAGCACCATCAAGATCCACGCTTTCACGAATTCGCTCCTCAATACAGTTGGCGCCAGCTTACCCAGCACACCGCTCAAACCCAAGCCCGGGCTTATGCCGGCCCATCAGGGCGGGCCATGCTCGTTGACCTGCCAAGCGGCCCTCCTACACTTATCGGCCACTACCCGCAAAGGAATAGCTCCGATGAAAGCTGTGTTGTGCAAAACCCTGGGTCCGGCGCGCAACCTGGTGCTGGAAGAGGTGGCCAGCCCACTGCCGAAGAAGAACGAGATCCTGCTGGACGTGCAAGCTGCCGGGGTCAACTTCCCCGACACCTTGATCATCGAAGGCAAGTACCAGTTCCAGCCGCCGCTGCCGTTCTCTCCAGGTGGCGAGGCAGCGGGCGTGGTGGCCGCCGTCGGCGAAAAGGCCGGCGCGTTCAAGGTCGGCGACCGGGTCATGGCGCTCACCGGCTGGGGTGCGTTCGCCGAGCAAGTGGCGGTGCCGTTCTATAACGTTCTGCCGATCCCGGCGAGCATGGACTTCACCACCGCTGCGGCCTTCGGCATGACCTACGGCACCTCGATGCACGCCCTGCGCCAGCGTGGCCAGTTGCAAGCCGGCGAGACCCTGCTGGTACTGGGCGCTTCCGGCGGGGTGGGCCTGGCGGCGGTGGAGATCGGCAAGGCCATGGGCGCGCGGGTGATCGCGGCGGCCAGCAGTGCCGAGAAACTGGCCGTGGCCAAGGCTGCCGGGGCGGATGAGCTGATCGACTACAGCCAGGCCAACCTGCGCGAAGAAATCAAACGCCTGACCGGTGGCCAGGGCGTGGACGTGATCTATGACCCGGTCGGTGGCGAGCTGTTCGAACAAGCGGTGCGCGGGTTGGCCTGGAATGGCAGGCTGCTGGTGGTGGGTTTTGCCAGTGGCAGCATTCCACAGCTGGCGGCCAACCTGGTGCTGCTCAAGGGCGCGGCGGTACTGGGCGTGTTCTGGGGGGCATTTGCCCAGCGCCAGCCGGAGGACAACGCGGCCAACTTCCACCAGCTGTTTGCCTGGCATGCCGAGGGCAAGTTGAAGCCGCTGGTGTCGCAGACTTATCCACTGGCAGAAGCCGGGGTTGCTATCGAGAAGCTGGGGCAACGGCAGGCTGTGGGTAAGTTGGTGGTGCTGGCCAGGTAAGGCAGTAGCGGCCTCTTCGCGGGTAAACCCGCTCCTACAGGCGACCGTGCAGGGTTTACCCGCGAAGAGGCCGGAACAGGTTGCTCACACTTCGCGCAGATTGTGGCAACGCCTGAATCGCGCTTCCAGGTTGCGATCGGGCATCTGGTGACTGCGCAGTGCATTCAAGGTCTGCTCGACATACTCCCGCGTGGTGCCATAACGCCCCTTGGCACTGGCCAGGATCTGGCTGAGCAAGGTATCCGGCAAGTTGCCGGCATAGCACGGCAGATGCCGCTCCAGTACAAAGCCCAAGGCCTGCACCTTGCTACCATCACCCAGGCGGCAGTTGAGCCAGTGCGGCCGGTATGCCGGATAGGGCATCTCGCGTTGCCATAGGGCCATCAGTGAGTCGTCCAGGTTGCGTTCATCCAGCCGGTAGGCAAAGCCGCTGCAGGAACCACCGCGGTCCAGGCCAAACACCAGGCCGGGCGTTTCCGGGGTACCGCGATGTTCATGGGACCACAGGTACAAGCCACGGTGATAGCCATGTACCCGCGCGCGCTGGCGCTCCACCGAATTGCACTCCGGGCGCCAGATCAACGAGCCATAGGCAAACAGCCACACAGGCCCGCCCTGGTGCCTGGACATGGTTGTCTTCATGGAGCTGAACAACTGTTCGCGAGTATGTTGCTGACCGAAATCAAGTGCCGGAGGGTATGAAACTTCCCAAGACATACTTTCAAGTGCCGACATAAGCTGCCGCCATTATTCCTGTGAACTACAGATGTAGCGAGATTCGATTACGCTGCGGCCCCAGGCCGCTTTACCAAGGGCGCTTGCGGTAACCATAGGCCAGAATTGCAGGAATACTCAAGCCCTTGAGCACGCGTTTCATACACGGCTCCGACGACTGGGAAGTACTGTTTCAGCAGCGGTGAAAGTTATTGGCCAAGGCGGTAACAATTACCGCCTTATACCGATACTTTCAAACTTCGGTTATTAACCGCGCGGCGCGTAGGCAAACACATCGGCACGCATGCGGTGCGCATCCATACCGGCTTCGACCAGGGCGTCGAGCGTGGCATAGATCATGTTCGGTGAGCCGCTGGCATACACATGCACACTATTGAGGTCGGCAATGTCTTCGCAGACCGCTTCATGCAGCATGCCGCAGCGGCCTTCCCAGCCGCACAGGTCGCTGACCACTTGATGCAGGAACAGGTTAGGCAGACGCTGCCATTCGTCCCAGTGCTCTATCTGATAGAAATCCTCAGGCCGGCGCACCCCCCAATACAGGTGAACCGGGTGCTTGAAGCCCTGAGCCCGGCAGTGCTCGACCAGGCTGTGCATCTGGCCCATTCCGGTGCCAGCGGCAATCAGCACCAGCGGCCCGTCAGGCAGCTCGGCCAGGTGGGTGTCGCCAAACGGCATTTCGATGCGCGCCAGGCCATCTCGCCTGAGCTGGTCGATCAGTTGCACCGCACTGGGCTCACGCGCCAGCACATGCAGCTCCAGTTCACGCCCGGCATGTGGCGCGGACGCCAGCGAGAAGGCTGCCTGCTTGCCGCCCTCACGTTCGATCATCAGGTATTGCCCCGCGTGGTAGCGCAGAGGCTTGCCGGCAGGCGCACGCAGGCGCACCCGCCAGACGTCGCCGCCGACGTCGACGCACTCACTGACGCTGCACGCCAGCTTGCGCACTGGCAGTTCGCCCAAGGCAAGCACACCGTCCCAGAGCAACACGCAGTCCTCCAGCGGTTCGGCAATGCAGGTGAACAACTCGCCATGGTCGCGGACTTCGCCATCCTGGCGAACCCGCCCTTCAACCAACAACGCGGCGCAAACATGGCAATTGCCATTGCGGCAGCTGTTTGGGCAGTCATAGCCCAGCCGCCGTGCTCCATCCAGGATCCTTTCCCCGGGTTCAAGCGCCAGCACCGCCCCGGACGGCTGCAACGTTACCTGCATCAATCTATTCCCAACTGATCCCACAGCTCATCGATACGGCGGGTGACGGCCTCATCCTTGACGATGACCCGGCCCCATTCGCGTGTAGTCTCGCCCGGCCACTTGTGCGTAGCGTCCAGGCCCATCTTCGAACCCAGCCCCGACACCGGTGACGCAAAGTCCAGGTAGTCGATCGGGGTATTGTCAATCATTACCGTATCACGCTTGGGGTCCATGCGCGTGGTAATGGCCCAGATCACATCGTTCCAGTCACGAGCGTTGATATCGTCATCGGTGACAATAACGAACTTGGTGTACATGAACTGTCGCAGGAACGACCACACACCCAGCATTACGCGCTTGGCGTGGCCTGGGTACTGTTTCTTCATGGTCACCACCGCCATGCGGTACGAGCAGCCTTCCGGCGGCAGGTAGAAGTCGGTGATTTCCGGGAACTGCTTCTGCAGGATCGGCACGAACACTTCGTTCAGCGCCACGCCGAGAATGGCCGGCTCATCTGGCGGCCGGCCGGTGTAGGTGCTGTGGTAGATCGGTTTTTGCCGGTGGGTGATGCGCTCAACGGTGAACACCGGGAAACTGTCCACTTCGTTGTAGTAGCCCGTGTGATCGCCGTAAGGGCCTTCCGGGGCCATTTCGCCTGGGTGGATCACCCCTTCCAGAATGATCTCGGCGGTTGCCGGTACCTGCAGGTTGCTGCCACGGCACTTGACCAGCTCGGTGCGATTGCCTCGCAGCAGGCCGGCGAAGGCGTACTCGGAAAGGGTGTCCGGGACCGGGGTCACCGCGCCGAGAATGGTCGCTGGGTCAGCGCCCAGGGCCACGGCGACCGGAAACGGCTGGCCGGGGTTCTTCTCGCACCACTCTCGGTAATCGAGGGCGCCGCCACGATGGCTGAGCCAGCGCATGATCACCTTGTTGCGGCCGATCACCTGCTGGCGGTAGATGCCCAGGTTCTGGCGGTCCTTGTTCGGGCCACGGGTCACGGTGAGGCCCCAGGTAATCAGCGGCGCCACGTCGCCAGGCCAGCAGTGCTGAATCGGCAGCGTGCCAAGGTCGACATCGTCACCCTCGACCACCACTTCCTGGCACACCGCGTCCTTGACCACTTTTGGCGCCATCGACACGACCTTCTTGAAGATCGGCAGCTTCGACCAGGCGTCCTTCAGGCCCTTGGGCGGCTCAGGCTCCTTGAGGAAGGCCAGCAGCTTGCCGATTTCCCGCAGTTCGCTGACCGACTCGGCGCCCATGCCCATGGCCACCCGCTCCGGGGTACCGAACAGGTTGCCCAGCACTGGGATGTCGAAGCCGGTGGGCTTTTCGAACAACAATGCCGGGCCCTTGGCGCGCAGGGTGCGGTCGCAGACCTCGGTCATTTCCAGGACGGGGGAGATCGGTACCTGGATGCGCTTGAGCTCGCCGCGCTGTTCCAGGCCACGAATGAAGTCGCGCAAGTCGCGATACTGCATGCAGGAGCCTCGTGTTGGCCGTATCGGTCGGGGTGCAGAGTGTAGCGCCGTTCGGGCCTTGTTTGGGGGTGAAAATGCATTGGGGCCGCTTTGCATCCCTTCGCGGAAGCCCGCTCCTACAAGGGCCGCAATGACCTGTGCAGGAGCGGGCTTGCCCGCGAAGGGCCGCAAGGCGGCCCCAATCAATCCAGCCTGAAACGCTCGCTTACTTGCGCTTCATCGACAGGAAGAACTCATCGTTGGTCTTGGTCTGCTTGAGCTTGTCGACCAGGAACTCGATGGCAGCGATTTCGTCCATCGGGTGCAGCAGCTTGCGCAGAATCCACATACGCTGCAGCTCGTCGTCAGCGGTCAGCAACTCTTCGCGGCGAGTGCCGGAGCGGTTGATGTTGATGGCCGGGAACACACGCTTCTCAGCGATGCGGCGGTCCAGCGGCAGCTCCATGTTGCCGGTACCCTTGAACTCTTCGTAGATCACTTCGTCCATCTTCGAGCCGGTTTCAACCAGCGCAGTGGCGATAATGGTCAGCGAACCGCCTTCCTCGATGTTACGCGCAGCACCGAAGAAGCGCTTGGGCTTCTCGAGGGCGTGGGCGTCGACACCACCGGTCAGCACCTTGCCGGAGCTCGGGATCACGGTGTTGTAGGCACGCGCCAGTCGAGTGATCGAGTCCAGCAGGATAACCACATCTTTCTTGTGCTCGACCAGGCGCTTGGCCTTCTCGATCACCATCTCGGCAACCTGCACGTGGCGGGTTGGCGGCTCGTCGAAGGTGGAAGCAACCACTTCGCCACGCACGGTGCGCTGCATTTCGGTCACTTCTTCCGGGCGCTCGTCGATCAGCAGGACGATCAGGTGGCACTCAGGGTTGTTACGGGTGATGTTGGCCGCAATGTTCTGCAGCATGATCGTCTTACCGGCTTTCGGCGGGGCAACGATCAGGCCGCGCTGGCCTTTGCCGATCGGGGCGCACAGGTCGATGACGCGACCGGTCAAGTCCTCGGTGGAGCCGTTACCGGCCTCCATCTTCAGGCGCTTGTTCGGGAACAGCGGCGTCAGGTTTTCGAACAGGATCTTGTTCTTCGCGTTTTCCGGGCGGTCGAAGTTGATGGTATCGACCTTCAGCAGGGCGAAGTAACGCTCCCCTTCCTTCGGTGGGCGGATCTTGCCGACGATGGTGTCGCCGGTACGCAGGTTGAAACGGCGGATCTGGCTGGGCGAGACATAGATATCGTCTGGGCCGGCCAGGTAGGACGCATCAGCCGAACGCAGGAAACCGAAACCATCCTGGAGAATCTCCAGCACGCCGTCACCCGAGATCTCTTCGCCGCTTTTCGCATGCTTCTTCAGCAGGGCGAAAATCACGTCCTGTTTGCGCGAACGGGCCATGTTTTCGATGCCCATCTGTTCGGCCATTTCCAAAAGATCGGTAATCGGCTTTTGCTTGAGTTCAGTCAGGTTCATAAGGGGAATGACGTAATCATGTAAGAAGGGAGAATTAAGCTTCTGGCTTAATGAGGCCGCGCCGCTGGATGGCGACAGGATCGCGTACTGATTCGAATTAGGGATGCTTCGGCGACGGCATGTAGAGGGCACTGGAAAAGCAGTGCGAGGCCGAATGTAACACTTGCTTTTTTCTGCGTCTAGTGCTCTGAAAAAGAAAAGCCCCGCATTTGCGGGGCCTTTTCACATCACAGGTGGGCGTCGAGGAATGCGGCCAGCTGCGATTTGGACAGTGCGCCAACCTTGGTGGCTTCGACGTTGCCGTTCTTGAACAGCATCAGCGTCGGGATACCACGCACACCGTGCTTGGCCGGGGTTTCCTGGTTCTCGTCGATGTTCAGCTTGGCGACGGTCAGTTTGCCCTCGTAGGTGGAAGCGATGTCGTCCAGAACCGGAGCGATCATCTTGCATGGACCGCACCATTCAGCCCAGTAGTCGACCAGTACCGCGCCTTCGGCCTTCAGGACATCGGCTTCGAAGGAGGCGTCGGTGACATGTTTGATCAGATCGCTGCTCATGGATATCTCCAGGGTCGTAAGCAAAAAACGTGGCCCATGATAGCCGCACCTACGCCGGACAGGAAGCCACGGACGATTGAGTGTAACTATAGTTGCGCAAGACGCCGCGAATCGAAACTGTCATATGGCCGTCATAGAATCGAATGGCACATTGCCTTGCATCAAGGCCAGTACAACGGCTGAGTGTCACGCGTTGGCGATAGCCTGCTATCGTGGCACGATTGCCAGGTTAACGACCGAGAACAACCAGATCATGCCGCATACCATCGCGAAGAACCTGTCCCTGATCGCCGCCATCGACCTTGGCTCCAACAGTTTTCACATGGTCGTGGCCAAGGCCCACCATACCGAAATCCGTATCCTTGAGCGGCTCGGCGAGAAGGTTCAACTGGCCGCCGGCATCGACGAAGAGCGCATGCTCAGTGAAGAGGCAATGGAAAGGGGCCTGGATTGCCTCAAGCGCTTTTCCCAGCTGATCAACGGCATGCCGGCAGGCGCCGTGCGTATCGTCGGTACCAACGCCTTGCGCGAAGCGCGCAACCGTAACGAATTCATCCAGCGCGCCGAAGCCATCCTCGGCCACCCGGTGGAGGTCATCTCTGGCCGTGAAGAGGCGCGCCTGATCTACCTGGGCGTGTCGCACACCCTGGCCGACACACCCGGCAAGCGCCTGGTGGCCGACATCGGCGGCGGCAGTACCGAATTCATCATTGGCCAGCGCTTCGAGCCGCTGCTGCGCGAAAGCCTGCAGATGGGTTGCGTGAGCTTTACCCAGCGCTATTTCCGCGACGGCAAGATCACCCCGGCCCGCTATGCCCAGGCCTACACTGCCGCACGCCTGGAACTGATGAGCATCGAAAATGCCCTGCACCGCCTGACCTGGGATGAGGCTATCGGCTCATCCGGCACCATTCGCGCCATCGGCGCGGCCATCAAGGCCGGCGGCCTGGGCAATGGCGAGGTCAACGCCGAAGGCCTGGCCTGGGTCAAACGCAAGCTGTTCAAGCTGGGCGAAGTCGACAAGATCGACTTCGACGGCGTCAAACCAGACCGCCGCGCTATCTTCCCGGCGGGCTTGGCGATTCTCGAAGCGATCTTCGATGCCCTTGAACTGAACCGCATGGACCACTGCGACGGCGCCCTGCGCGAAGGTGTGCTGTTCGATCTGCTTGGCCGCCACCACCACGAAGACGTGCGCGAACGCACCCTGAACTCGCTGATGGAGCGCTATCACGTGGACCAGGGCCAGGCTGCGCGCGTCGAGCGCAAGGCGTTGCACGCATTCGACCAGGTGGCCGACGCTTGGAACCTGAAAGACGGAAACTGGCGCGATCTACTGGGCTGGGCCGCGAAAGTGCACGAAATCGGGCTGGACATTGCCCATTATCACTACCACAAGCACGGCGCCTATCTGATCGAGCACTCGGACCTGGCAGGCTTTTCCCGGGAAGATCAGCAGATGATGGCCCTGCTGGTACGCGGCCACCGCCGCAACATCCCCAAGGACCGTTACGCCGAACTGGGTGATGAAGGGGTCAAGCTGCTGCGCCTGTGCGTATTGCTGCGCTTTGCCATCCTGTTCCACCACATCCGCGGCACCCAGCAGATGCCAACGGTAGAACTGCACGGCGGGGACAACAGCCTGGATGTAGCCTTCCCTGAAGGTTGGCTGCAGCAGAACCAGCTGACCCAGGCCGACTTCGCCAACGAGGCGGAGTGGCTGGCCCGGGTCGGCTTCGTCCTCAGCGTACGTTGAGGACCGGGTTGCTCAGGCGCTCCAGCAGGGTCGCCTGAACGCTGCGCGGGTTCTGGTTGCCGGTCGGGGTGCTGCGCACGTAGCGCCCGTCTGGCTGCAAGGTCCAGGCGTGGGTATTGTCGGTCAGGTAGCCTTCCAGCTCCTTCTTCACCCGCAGCAACAGTTTCTTGCCTTCCACCGGGAAGCAGGTCTCGACACGCTTGTCGAGGTTGCGCTCCATCCAGTCGGCGCTGGACAGGTAGATCTGCTCTTCGCCGCCATTGAGGAAGTAGAACACCCGCGTGTGCTCGAGGAAGCGGCCAATGATCGAGCGCACCTGGATGTTGTGCGAAACCCCCGGAATGCCCGGGCGCAGGCAGCACATGCCACGCACCACCAAGTCGATTTTCACGCCCGACTGGCTGGCCTTGTACAACGCCTTGATGACTTTGGCGTCGGTCAGCGAGTTGAACTTGGCGATGATGTGCGCCGGCTTGCCTTCAAGGGCAAACTGGGTTTCCCGCGCGATCATGTCGAGCATGCCCTTTTTAAGGGTGAACGGCGCATGCAGCAGCTTCTTCATGCGCAGGGTCTTGCCCATGCCGATCAGCTGGCTGAACAGCTTGCCGACGTCTTCGGTGAGCGCATCGTCAGAAGTCAGCAGGCTGTAGTCGGTGTACAGGCGGGCGTTGCCGGCGTGGTAGTTGCCGGTGCCCAGATGCGCGTAACGCACGATCTCGCCCTGCTCGCGGCGCAGAATCAGCATCATCTTGGCGTGGGTCTTGAAGCCAACCACACCGTAGATCACTACCGCACCAGCCGCTTGCAGGCGGCTGGCCATCTGCAGGTTGGACTCTTCGTCAAAACGCGCACGCAACTCGATCACCGCAGTGACCTCCTTGCCGTTACGCGCCGCATCCACCAGGGCGTCGACGATTTCCGAGTTAGCCCCCGAGCGGTACAGGGTCTGGCGCACGGCGAGCACGTGCGGGTCCTTGGCGGCCTGGCGCAGCAGGTCGACCACTGGCGTGAAGGACTCGAACGGGTGCATCAGCAGGATGTCCTGCTTGCTGATCACACTGAAAATGTTGTCAGCGTTCGCCAGCAGCTTGGGGATCGCCGGGGTGAACGGTGTGTATTGCAGTTCCGGGTGGCTGTCCAGGCCGGTGATGCTGAACAGGCGGGTGAGGTTGACCGGGCCATTGACCTGGTACAGCTCGCTTTCGCTGAGGCTGAACTGCTTCAACAGGTAGTCCGACAGGTGTTTCGGGCAGGTGTCGGCCACTTCCAGGCGCACGGCGTCACCGTAGCGGCGCGAGAACAGCTCGCCGCGCAGCGCGCGGGCCAGGTCGTCGACCTCTTCAGAGTCCAGCGCCAGGTCGGCGTTGCGCGTCAGACGGAACTGGTAGCAGCCCTTCACCTTCATGCCCTGGAACAGGTCGTCGGCATGCGCGTGGATCATCGACGACAGGAACACGTAGTTTGCGCCCGGGCCGCCCACCTCTTCCGGCACGCGAATAACCCGCGGCAACAGGCGTGGTGCCGGGATGATCGCCAGGCCCGAGTCGCGACCGAAGGCGTCCACCCCCTCGAGCTCGACTATGAAGTTGAGGCTCTTGTTCACCAGCAGCGGGAACGGGTGAGTCGGGTCGAGGCCAATCGGGGTAATGATCGGGGCAATTTCGTCGCGGAAGTAGCGGCGTACCCAGGTCTTGAGCTTGGGTGTCCAGTAGCGGCGGCGGATGAAGCGGATCTGGTGCTTTTCCAGCTCAGGCAGCAGCACGTCGTTGAGGATCGCGTACTGGCGCTCTACCTCGATGTGCACCAGTTCGCTGATACGCGCTAGCGCCTGGTGCGGCTGCAGGCCATCGGCGCCGGCCTGTTCACGGGCGAAGTTGATCTGCTTCTTCAGGCCGGCGACGCGAATCTCAAAGAACTCGTCGAGGTTGCTGGAGAAGATCAACAGGAACTTGAGGCGTTCCAGCAGCGGGTAGTTCTCGTCCAGTGCCTGCTCCAGCACCC encodes:
- the ppx gene encoding exopolyphosphatase codes for the protein MPHTIAKNLSLIAAIDLGSNSFHMVVAKAHHTEIRILERLGEKVQLAAGIDEERMLSEEAMERGLDCLKRFSQLINGMPAGAVRIVGTNALREARNRNEFIQRAEAILGHPVEVISGREEARLIYLGVSHTLADTPGKRLVADIGGGSTEFIIGQRFEPLLRESLQMGCVSFTQRYFRDGKITPARYAQAYTAARLELMSIENALHRLTWDEAIGSSGTIRAIGAAIKAGGLGNGEVNAEGLAWVKRKLFKLGEVDKIDFDGVKPDRRAIFPAGLAILEAIFDALELNRMDHCDGALREGVLFDLLGRHHHEDVRERTLNSLMERYHVDQGQAARVERKALHAFDQVADAWNLKDGNWRDLLGWAAKVHEIGLDIAHYHYHKHGAYLIEHSDLAGFSREDQQMMALLVRGHRRNIPKDRYAELGDEGVKLLRLCVLLRFAILFHHIRGTQQMPTVELHGGDNSLDVAFPEGWLQQNQLTQADFANEAEWLARVGFVLSVR
- the ppk1 gene encoding polyphosphate kinase 1 produces the protein MNNEVLSPVAIKDAQELPEEMLQTPPDLPPVAEPVAEQVVEAVAPVPAPSPTIAVPGLDDSSLYIHRELSQLQFNIRVLEQALDENYPLLERLKFLLIFSSNLDEFFEIRVAGLKKQINFAREQAGADGLQPHQALARISELVHIEVERQYAILNDVLLPELEKHQIRFIRRRYWTPKLKTWVRRYFRDEIAPIITPIGLDPTHPFPLLVNKSLNFIVELEGVDAFGRDSGLAIIPAPRLLPRVIRVPEEVGGPGANYVFLSSMIHAHADDLFQGMKVKGCYQFRLTRNADLALDSEEVDDLARALRGELFSRRYGDAVRLEVADTCPKHLSDYLLKQFSLSESELYQVNGPVNLTRLFSITGLDSHPELQYTPFTPAIPKLLANADNIFSVISKQDILLMHPFESFTPVVDLLRQAAKDPHVLAVRQTLYRSGANSEIVDALVDAARNGKEVTAVIELRARFDEESNLQMASRLQAAGAVVIYGVVGFKTHAKMMLILRREQGEIVRYAHLGTGNYHAGNARLYTDYSLLTSDDALTEDVGKLFSQLIGMGKTLRMKKLLHAPFTLKKGMLDMIARETQFALEGKPAHIIAKFNSLTDAKVIKALYKASQSGVKIDLVVRGMCCLRPGIPGVSHNIQVRSIIGRFLEHTRVFYFLNGGEEQIYLSSADWMERNLDKRVETCFPVEGKKLLLRVKKELEGYLTDNTHAWTLQPDGRYVRSTPTGNQNPRSVQATLLERLSNPVLNVR